A section of the Alkalihalobacillus sp. LMS39 genome encodes:
- a CDS encoding GNAT family N-acetyltransferase — MIRKANTDDLVHILQIVNDTIIVMKEEGNDQWNEQYPTSHIFQHDLEQGSLYVKEEDGQIVGSITIDQHEAEEYNAISWTYPNRGAVVFHRLCVNPTYRKGGLATKLIQFAENYARSIGVQYMKIDTYSLNKKAQQLFLKNGYTKVGEMYYQGKENRFYCYEKSL, encoded by the coding sequence ATGATAAGAAAAGCGAATACAGACGATTTGGTTCATATTTTACAAATAGTAAATGATACGATTATTGTCATGAAAGAAGAAGGGAATGACCAGTGGAATGAACAATACCCAACTTCTCATATATTTCAACATGACCTTGAACAAGGGTCCTTATATGTAAAAGAAGAAGACGGGCAAATTGTTGGTTCGATTACAATTGACCAACATGAAGCCGAAGAATACAATGCGATCTCATGGACATACCCGAACCGAGGTGCCGTTGTTTTTCATCGTTTATGTGTGAACCCTACTTATCGTAAAGGCGGTCTAGCGACTAAGCTTATCCAGTTTGCTGAAAACTACGCGAGGTCAATAGGGGTTCAATATATGAAAATAGATACGTATTCACTAAACAAAAAAGCGCAACAACTTTTTCTTAAAAATGGCTACACTAAAGTAGGAGAGATGTATTATCAAGGGAAAGAAAATCGTTTCTACTGTTATGAAAAATCATTATGA
- a CDS encoding molybdopterin-dependent oxidoreductase produces MKRILPPGQFETESWPVLHQGDVYKFNEETWDFKLFGEVEEEKTLSYSEIMTLPKTTSTIDMHCVTTWSKFGTTFEGIALKELFNLVKIKDDVKFIQIFGYYNGDRFGYSANLPIAPLLGDDALFVYRWKDDNHPWQDISPKHGYPLRFIPPASFYLWKGTKWVSGIQFMKEDEAGFWEELGYSMTANPFKEERYR; encoded by the coding sequence ATGAAAAGAATATTGCCGCCAGGGCAATTTGAAACAGAGAGCTGGCCAGTCCTTCATCAAGGAGATGTTTATAAATTTAATGAAGAAACTTGGGATTTCAAGTTGTTTGGTGAGGTGGAAGAAGAAAAAACATTATCCTATAGCGAAATAATGACATTACCAAAAACAACATCGACTATTGATATGCATTGTGTAACAACCTGGTCGAAGTTCGGCACAACATTTGAAGGAATTGCTTTAAAAGAGTTGTTCAATCTTGTGAAAATAAAAGATGACGTAAAGTTCATTCAAATATTTGGGTATTACAATGGCGATCGTTTTGGTTATTCAGCAAATTTACCAATCGCTCCACTTTTAGGTGATGATGCACTATTTGTTTATCGGTGGAAAGATGATAACCATCCGTGGCAAGATATTAGTCCAAAACATGGTTACCCACTTCGTTTTATACCACCAGCCTCTTTTTATTTATGGAAAGGAACGAAATGGGTATCCGGTATTCAGTTTATGAAAGAAGATGAAGCCGGCTTTTGGGAAGAGTTAGGGTATTCAATGACGGCAAATCCATTTAAAGAAGAACGGTATCGCTAA
- a CDS encoding stage II sporulation protein P, with the protein MKNKPSYTFTFTTVRNTILSFIIGMVFIFIITGFIATNAYSSSMNNVSSNISGELLTYVLAFENSYFGQALPEQFEPPSTLTLGFELATNIKPDDIRTLIGNEIPGLSTFNTRIIVAGEGTDITNMPIESPPALEVLMEEREASMIDLEELEKLKPKETVQEKGNQQVFIHHTHSWESFLPHLPGVKNPDRATHNEMNITLVGERLGEELEASGIPTIVDKTDMTSKLHSRNMKSVQSYRLSREIVEEAITENDDIMFIFDLHRDSLRKDKTTVTINGEKYARILFVIGQSHENYELNEKFAKELHSKLEKKYPGLSRGVFGKDKTTGNGVYNQDLADSSILIEFGGVDNSLEENYRATAAFAEVFSEVYWEQQQD; encoded by the coding sequence GTGAAAAATAAACCAAGCTATACGTTTACGTTTACAACCGTTCGTAATACGATCTTGTCTTTTATTATTGGGATGGTTTTTATTTTCATCATAACTGGGTTCATCGCAACAAATGCTTACTCTAGTTCGATGAACAACGTTTCTTCGAATATTTCCGGTGAGCTTTTAACGTATGTGTTAGCATTTGAAAACTCATATTTTGGACAAGCACTACCAGAACAATTTGAACCCCCTTCCACGTTAACTCTTGGATTTGAACTGGCTACAAATATAAAGCCTGATGATATAAGAACATTAATTGGAAATGAAATTCCTGGTCTTTCAACATTTAATACACGAATCATTGTTGCCGGAGAAGGAACAGATATTACGAATATGCCGATAGAATCACCACCAGCGTTAGAAGTTTTAATGGAAGAGCGAGAAGCATCAATGATAGATTTAGAGGAATTAGAGAAATTAAAACCGAAAGAAACAGTACAAGAAAAAGGAAATCAACAAGTATTTATTCATCATACACATAGTTGGGAATCCTTCCTTCCCCATCTTCCAGGGGTGAAAAACCCAGATCGTGCAACACATAATGAAATGAATATTACGTTAGTGGGGGAACGTCTTGGAGAAGAGCTTGAAGCTAGTGGAATTCCTACCATTGTAGATAAAACAGATATGACGTCAAAACTCCATAGTCGAAACATGAAATCTGTTCAATCGTACCGTTTATCCCGAGAAATTGTAGAAGAAGCCATTACAGAAAATGATGATATTATGTTTATATTTGACTTACATCGAGATTCTTTAAGAAAAGATAAAACAACGGTCACAATAAATGGAGAGAAATATGCAAGAATATTATTTGTCATAGGACAAAGCCATGAGAACTATGAGTTAAATGAAAAGTTTGCGAAAGAACTCCATAGCAAACTAGAAAAAAAATATCCTGGTCTAAGTCGAGGCGTGTTCGGAAAAGATAAAACGACAGGTAATGGTGTATACAATCAAGACTTGGCCGATTCATCGATTTTAATTGAATTTGGTGGTGTTGATAATTCTTTAGAGGAAAATTATCGTGCGACAGCAGCTTTTGCGGAAGTGTTTAGTGAGGTGTATTGGGAGCAACAACAAGACTAA
- a CDS encoding M23 family metallopeptidase: protein MNKKKKQKQAWTITVTADPLAPVKQFSITKLLVYVTIACPIILIFTIIGLSSSIGIMTHQKAQLSGELESKDQMIQSKDEEIAIIQQQYNQLEKDALAVQSSIEQFKEFEEQLSELNLDMPGTSDTTQDGGSGGIKYDIEHQPLETSSRLIEIKQELPDLIANFEDTYDRLLEYQEQLRTVPTLFPAADGRITSQFGNRKDPFTRWTAFHSGTDIAAPLNTAIFAAADGKVTYAGRDGGYGLVVRIKHDDTYETLYAHLNRIDVEVGDEVTKGDTIAGMGTTGRSTGVHLHYEIRRNGEVIDPYDYMTFHEKDK, encoded by the coding sequence TTGAATAAGAAAAAGAAACAAAAACAAGCATGGACAATCACTGTAACAGCTGATCCACTAGCACCTGTCAAACAATTTAGTATAACGAAACTACTAGTCTATGTCACAATCGCATGCCCTATCATTCTTATTTTTACGATTATTGGTTTAAGTTCGAGTATAGGGATTATGACACATCAAAAAGCACAATTATCTGGGGAACTTGAATCGAAAGACCAAATGATTCAATCAAAAGACGAAGAAATAGCAATCATACAACAACAATATAATCAGTTGGAAAAAGACGCTTTAGCGGTTCAATCATCAATTGAACAATTTAAGGAGTTTGAAGAACAGCTTAGTGAATTAAATTTAGATATGCCTGGAACTTCAGACACAACACAAGATGGCGGTAGCGGTGGGATAAAGTATGATATCGAACATCAGCCATTAGAAACATCTAGTCGTCTCATTGAAATTAAACAAGAGCTCCCTGATTTGATCGCGAATTTTGAAGATACTTATGACCGTTTATTAGAGTATCAAGAACAATTACGAACCGTCCCGACACTATTTCCAGCAGCAGACGGAAGAATCACATCACAGTTCGGAAATAGAAAAGACCCTTTTACAAGATGGACTGCTTTTCATTCAGGTACAGATATTGCAGCACCTCTAAATACAGCTATATTTGCTGCTGCAGATGGAAAAGTAACGTATGCTGGACGTGATGGTGGTTATGGGCTAGTCGTTCGGATAAAACATGATGATACATATGAAACACTGTATGCACATTTAAACCGAATTGATGTTGAAGTCGGAGATGAAGTAACCAAAGGGGACACGATTGCTGGTATGGGTACGACAGGTCGAAGTACTGGTGTTCACCTTCACTATGAAATTCGCCGCAATGGTGAAGTAATCGATCCTTATGACTATATGACGTTTCATGAAAAAGATAAATAA
- a CDS encoding polymer-forming cytoskeletal protein: MFSKQQKDEKKVNELSTIIGADTIVEGTLQIESSIRIDGKVLGEIKCTGDVTIGKGGYVEHSISARNLLIAGEVKGNVNIEEKIHIFETGRLNGTAEMKTIIIEENGYFRGESFMKTNQPDGKENVVSISKEQANES, encoded by the coding sequence ATGTTTTCAAAACAACAAAAAGATGAAAAAAAAGTGAATGAATTATCAACTATTATTGGTGCGGATACAATTGTGGAAGGAACTTTACAAATTGAATCTAGTATACGGATTGATGGAAAAGTCCTTGGAGAAATTAAATGTACAGGTGACGTTACAATTGGAAAAGGTGGTTATGTTGAACATTCAATTTCAGCCCGAAACTTATTAATCGCCGGTGAAGTGAAAGGAAATGTGAACATCGAGGAAAAAATTCATATTTTTGAAACGGGTCGATTAAATGGTACGGCAGAGATGAAGACGATTATTATAGAAGAAAACGGTTATTTCCGTGGAGAAAGTTTCATGAAAACGAATCAACCTGACGGGAAAGAAAATGTTGTTTCGATTTCAAAAGAACAAGCTAATGAGTCATAA
- a CDS encoding Dabb family protein, protein MINRTVLIKFSETTTKEQLQEVITRFKALHSLTGIVEIHAGLNLQEKSKEYQVVLSVRFENDEALQHYISNPEHQAVASFIKEVGRIDSIGVDIEI, encoded by the coding sequence ATGATAAACCGTACAGTTTTAATTAAATTTTCTGAAACAACAACAAAAGAACAATTGCAAGAAGTAATCACTCGTTTTAAAGCTTTACATTCTCTTACTGGCATCGTTGAAATCCATGCAGGTCTTAATTTGCAAGAAAAAAGTAAGGAATACCAAGTTGTATTATCGGTCCGGTTTGAAAATGATGAGGCATTACAACATTACATTTCGAATCCAGAACATCAAGCGGTTGCGTCATTTATAAAAGAAGTAGGACGAATTGACAGTATTGGTGTCGACATCGAGATATAA
- a CDS encoding GDSL-type esterase/lipase family protein gives MRAFNYTALGDSLSVGIGAYLSAGFVERFAKMLERTMAFPVLTEKYAKNGLTSQELVSMIQSYEITNKLPFSDVITISIGGNDLIAANKAFTQTSDPQYFVEAIEQFKRNVGFIKDHIEAVQSVHRHSKAQIRLIGLYNPYPNLPHSDYWVQQFNYELQSMTSQTVHVVHIYHAFKQYGSKVLSFGGIHPNGKGHQLIANELLRSLS, from the coding sequence TTCAGCGGGGTTTGTAGAACGATTTGCAAAAATGTTGGAAAGAACGATGGCATTCCCCGTCTTAACCGAAAAATATGCTAAAAATGGCTTAACTTCTCAAGAGCTTGTCTCTATGATTCAATCCTATGAAATTACAAATAAATTGCCCTTTTCAGATGTAATTACGATATCAATTGGAGGAAATGATTTAATTGCTGCCAATAAAGCTTTTACACAAACAAGCGACCCACAATATTTTGTAGAAGCTATAGAACAATTTAAAAGAAATGTTGGTTTTATTAAAGACCATATCGAGGCTGTACAATCTGTCCACCGGCATTCAAAAGCACAAATTCGACTTATTGGATTATACAATCCATACCCAAATTTACCCCATAGTGATTATTGGGTTCAGCAATTTAATTATGAATTACAATCTATGACTTCCCAAACGGTTCATGTTGTCCATATTTACCATGCTTTTAAACAATACGGGTCAAAGGTATTATCCTTTGGGGGAATACATCCAAATGGAAAAGGCCATCAACTCATCGCAAATGAACTGTTGAGGTCATTGTCATGA